In the genome of Nitrospira sp., the window GTTTGCACATCAATGCCTGGGCGACCAGAAATTGGATTGGCTATACGTTCTACGACACGGCCTGGAAGACCCGCCTGGCCTTTAACCTCGATTATGCGTCCGGCGACAGCCGGAACAACACCTGCACCAACGGGACCAATTGTAAGACAGCGAACACCTTTGAAAACTTCTTCCCGACGAACCACATCCATATGGGCTATATGGACGTGCAAGCGTGGAAGAACATGCTGTCTCCTTCCGTCAACCTGCAAGCTCGTCCTTCGGCACGTGACCATATCGAATTGTGGTACACGAACCTGAACCTGGCCAATTCCAAGGACTGTTGGTATCGTGCGGCTCAAGGTTGTTACGTGTTCTCGAACGTCAACAACACGAAGACCCACATCGGCGACGAAATCGACGTGGCCTACACCCGGATGTTCGCCGATGGCAAAGTCGCCTTGCAGGCTGCGTATGGCACCATTTTCGCTGGTGGTTATTTGACCAGCACCTTGAACCAGACGCAGAATCAGCATTGGGCCTATATGTCCTTGTGGATGAACTTCTAGGAAGAAGCGATCAGCGTACAGCTTTCAGCGGACAGCGTCCTTGCTGATCGCTGACGGCTTTCATCAAAGGAGACACGCAATGAAGAAACTCATGTTCGTCACGCTGGGCGTTGCAGCGTTGGCGATCGGCAGCCAGCCGGTCACCGCGCAGGCCCAGGTCGCGGATGCGATTCAAGCAGTAAACGATGCCATCGTCGAGTTGACCGATGCGCCGGGTCTCGGCAAGCGGACGACCGTCGATTTGGCAAAACGATGGGGGGCTGACCGCTCCGTCATCGATAGTGCCACGGCGAAGTTGCAGGATGGCCTCAGTAAGGCCCAGTCTGGTGGAGTGGGCGCCGATGCCATGCGCCAATTGAAGATGGCGGTGGATTACGGCAAGGCTCGTTTGCATAAGGAAGCCCGCTTGTCTGCGCAGGGTGCGCTGCGTTATCTGTGCGTGGCCAATCAGGATCAGGGGCCGGGTTGCGACTCGGTGCCGAAGTTCGGCAGCTACACTGCGCCATAGCCAGAACTCTGGTGATCTTCGAGGTGTGAGGGGAGATCCCCCTGTCTGTCTCGAGTCTGAAACCCCGTCGGGTGATCCCCGACGGGGTTTCTCTTTTGAGGCAACTGACCGTCGACTAAGATCTGCCGCTGATGCTTGATAGTCTATTTCACCTGACGGCTGGCGAGTCCTGACGGCTTGCCCGTGATTCGTCGGGCGTCTTATACTCGGCCGTCCGCAATACGCATAGTGAGTCGGTTCTGAGTGTTCCCCGTGGATGATCTGAGTACACAGCTTCACCAACAATTCGGATTTTCCTCATTCCGCCCCGGCCAGCGGGAGGTGATCGACGCCGTCTTGTCGCGGCGCGACGCCATGGCGGTGATGCCGACCGGTCAGGGAAAGTCGCTCTGTTATCAGCTGCCAGCGACCATACTGCCAGGACTCACCCTGGTCATCTCGCCGTTGATTGCGCTGATGCAGGATCAGGTGAACGCGCTGATGGCCCGCAACATTGCCGCCGCCGCATTCCATTCCGGGCTCTCCGAGCAGGAGCGGGATCGCGTGGTGCTCCATCTCAAACTGCGGCGCTTGCAACTGCTCTATCTGGCTCCTGAGCGCATGCAGCACGAGCGCTTCCTTCGTCTGTTGCGATCCTTGTGGGTCTCACTGCTGGTCGTGGACGAGGCCCATTGCATTTCTCAGTGGGGGCATGATTTTCGACCGGATTATTTGAATATCGGTCGGCTGCGCCGGGAATTGGACAATCCTCCGTGTCTCGCCTTGACGGCCACGGCCACAGCGCGAGTGCAGGCGGACCTCTGTGAGCGCCTCTCACTTCACGACCCGCTTCGGTTGGTCACCGGGTTTCGGCGGCCCAATCTCGCCCTGTCCGTACGGCTGTGCCGGTCGCGGCAGGAGAAGCTGGCGGTCTTGGAGCGCATGGTGCGCGAATGCGAAACCGGGGTCGTGTTGGTCTATTGCGCCACCCGCCGCGCGGTGGAGGAGGTGGCAACCTGTCTTGGGCGGTCGGACGCGTCCGTGGGGTATTACCACGCCGGGTTATCCGATGAAGACCGGCGGTTGGTCCATGACCGGTTTTGCTCGGGGGCGCTCCGTATTTTGGCGGCAACGAATGCGTTCGGAATGGGGATCGATAAGTCGGATGTCAGGCTCGTTGTTCATTTCGACATTCCGGGAAGCCTGGAGGCGTACTACCAGGAAGTCGGGCGGGCCGGGCGTGACGGCCAGCCTGCCGCCTGCCTCTTGTTGTTTTATGAACGGGATGTCGCCACACAAGAATATTTCATCCAACAGGCGGCAAAGGAGACCGGTACCTCGGCTCGCGTCGAGCGCATGAAGACACTGCTGCAGGATATGTTGGCCTATGTGTCGGTGCCGGCTTGTCGCCAGCTGGCCATTCTGGAGTATTTCAGTGATGAGGCCGAACGGGCGTTCGGCCCCTGCGGTCTGTGCGATCGTTGCGTCGCAACCTCTCCAGCGCGGGTGGCCGCAACCGACGATGAGGCTGCCGGTGCACGCGCGCTTCTGGCAGCTGTCTCCTGGTGCCAAGGGCGATTCGGAGTGACTCGTATCGTCGAGTTGTTGCGCGGGAGCCGGTCGAAAGCCCTACTGGCGTGCGGTGTCGAGGCCTGTCCGGGGTATGGAGAGTATCAGGACTGGTCGAAGCCGGCCCTGACCCGTTTAGCCAAGGCGTTGATCGATCGGGGCTACCTGTGCGTTGAAGGCGGGGATTATCCCACACTCGATGTGACAACGTGTGGGCAGGAAGTGTTGGAAGGCATCCGCTCCGTGGTCTTGAGCCAGGCTGAACACTCGACGTCGGCTTCGACGAATCAGCCGTGGGGCACTCAGAGGAATTCGCCGGCGATGGCGTTGGCCTCATCCGTTGATCCGCACCTCTTCGAACGGTTGCGCCAGTTGCGGAAAGAACTGGCCGAGGAGGAGGGGGTCGCCCCGTTCGTCATTTTTCACGACAAGACTCTGCGCACGATTGCCGGGCACCGGCCTATGACGCTGAGTGCCTTGCGGGAAATATCCGGCATCGGGGAAGTCAAAGTCGAGCGATACGGTCGTCGCGTGTTGAACGTGGTCAATCCCGAGTCGGGGTAGCCCGGTGTCGGTGCCGTCCATTCTCGGTCACTCCCTCCGTTTCTAGCCGCCTCCTAAGCTTTCAGGTCACCGGCCTTGCGAAACTGTTCCTGCAACTCGGCATAGGTCTTCGTCACTGGAAACTGCGGAAACTCCTTCGGCAGATGGTCCGGGGGACGGAAGAAGAACCCGGCGTGGGCTTCTCCCAGCATGGCCGTGTCGTTGTAGGCGTCTCCGGCGGCCATTACCCGGAAATTCAGGTTTTTCAGTGCGGCGACCGCGTGCTTCTTCTGGTTGGGTTGCCGGAGTTTATAGTTGACGATGCGGCTGTTTGTCCCAATCTCCAGTTGGTTGCAGAAAATTGTGGGATAGCCGAGTTGCCGCATCAGCGGGAGGGCGAACTCATAAAAGGTATCGGACAAGATGATGACCTGGGTTCGTTCACGCAGCCAAGCAATGAAGTCGGCCGCTCCTTCCATGGGCCCCATGGCATCGATGACGGACTGAATATCAGCCAGGGTGAAGCCATGCTGATCCAGAATGTGTAACCGTCGTTTCATCAGGGCATCATAGTCCGGCATTTCGCGTGTCGTAATCTTGAGTTCCTCAATGCCGGTCTTGACGGCAAAGTTGACCCAGATTTCCGGAACGAGCACGCCTTCAAGGTCCAGGCATACAATCACGGGGTTCTGCATTCGTCCTCCTTCGGAATGTCGTTTGTCTTCAATGTGACGTGTGAAGCGGAGTGGCCGGAGGTGTCGTTCACCATCGTGTGGGCGGCCCTCAGCGTGTGAGATGGATTATGGCTCGCGACTGCGTCGGGCGTTTTCCTGGCTGAGATATCGCCAGATTTTGTCCATGGCGTTCTCGAATATCTCTGTCCCCGCCCAGCGGCGCGTCTGTTCATTCCGATGACGTCTGGCCCACTCGACGGCGAGAGGAAGCGGAATCAGTCGCGGCGTCGTTCCGGTCAAGTCTGCCCAGAGCAGACTGAGCGTGGTGCTCAGCCGAACGGCGACGGGCACAGCACGAATGGACGGATTGGTCATGTCCTGACAGTCAATGGCCGGGGACGTGACGGAGAGTTCCCGACAGGCTGCCGGACGGTCTTCATAAATGCTGCACGACTCATTGTCCAGAAAGGGGCACGGCATACGGAGGGCATAATAGGCGCGATTCACCGGCTCGATCGCGTCGTCGCTCGGAGGATCAGGAGACTCGGCCAGGGCCGACAACTGCGTCAAGACTCCGGCTCGTGCCAGTTGTTGCTGGGCAAGGTCGAGTTTGGCGAGCAGACGGTCGCGTTCGGGCTGTTCCAGGCGCTCAATCCTGTCGGCGATGGCGAAGGCTTCTGGCGCGGACGCAGGAACCAGCATGCGGCAACAGGCCGCGCAGCCTTTGTGGCAGGACACGGTTTGGCCGGTTTGGCCTGCCTGACTGTGTTCCAAGGCCTGGACCTCTTCGCCCAGACTCCGCATCAGCGGGAGGATGGCGGTAATTGGCACGAAACTCGTCGGGACCCCCACGGCGGTGGACACATCCCCACTCGGAGTGCGCAGGGAAATTTCAAAATGTTCAACGAGCGCCTGATTGCTCACGGGGGTGACGTGCGAGTGTTGTTGTCGATGTGATGAGCGGCGAAGCCCAGCACCATTTCTGCTGGGGCTTATCATAGAGAACCCTCGATTCGAGGGTCAACCGCGCTGTGGAGGAGTTGGACTTGCTCCCCATAGACGGTTGGGGCTACTCTGTCTGCGATGCGCGTCTCTGGCCACATCATCGGGTTATTAAAGGAGTATATGGGGGACCTGGTCGAGCAGGCTCGACAGGAATCCTATGCTCAGCAGGCCTTCGGCTTTTCCATGCCGCCGTATCAGCCGGACCATGCCATTGCCGATTTACTAGCTATCCTGGACGATCGGATTGAGTCGGAGGGTGTGCAGGTCGGGATGCCGCTGGAGTTTTTGCATGAGATGTGGCGGCGCTGTAATGAGGCGCGGAGTCAGGTGATGGACCAGGTGTGGCTGGAGACGAATCTCGGACCACCGGGTTCTTCGAAAGCCCGTATTCGCGAGCTGACCTATGCGGCGCTCATTGAGTATCTGGAACGCGAGTCCGAGGCGACGTGACCGGCGTTCGGCGTGATGGCAGAGGTTGGGGTTACCACTTCCCCGCAATCCAATAGACGATGATTCCTACGGCCTCGTCGATCGCCTGCGTAGTGAGCAGCAGGGCTTTGACCGTCGGAATGAAATCGTAGACGGTCGCGTGTCTCCAGGCTTCTGAGGGACGATGTTTCGATTCGTAGCCACAGGTGACCGGCGTCACGGTAAAGCCCTGCTTCTCAAACAGGCCCACGGCGCGGGGCATATGGTAGGCGGCGGTCACCAGCAGGATACGTGCTGAGCCCAGCATCGCTTTGGTGTGGAGGGCATTTTCGTAAGTCGTCCGCGAGTGTTCCTCGACGACAATGACCGATTCCGGAACACCGAGGCGCAACGCCCATCGCTTCATTTCGTGGGACTCCGCGGGGCCGGTTCGAAGAACGGTGGCATCACCTCCCGTGAGCAGTAGTTTGGGCGCCACGCTCCGATGCCACAAATCCGCTCCACAGGCGGTTCGCTGACGTGAAGCATCTGACGCCTCATCCGATGGCCGTAGGGATCCTTTGTGGTAGATGCCTCCCGCCAAGACGACAATGGCATCGAAGTTCGAGTCTGCTGCCGAGATGAACGGCGGATATGTGGCTTCGAGTGCCCCGATGTACGTCGACGCCAGCATAGGGGTTGAGGTCAGGAGCAGGAGCAACAGGGTGGCGAAGGCCCATCGCCTGACCCAGGTCGCCCGCCGGGGTGTGACAGGGAGACAGGCGGAGAGCAGGGTCAAGAGTCCTGCTCCGACTATCCAGGTCATGGGATACAGGAAATATTTCGAGGCTTTATATACGCCATACCAGATTGGCGTCAGATCCATCGCGGCTCCCACTTTGGCTGACTGGACAGTGGTCAGCATACACGGAGACGGCGGAGACACCAAGTAGTCAGGAGGATTTGATGGCAGAGGGGCGACAGTATTGGTTGATGAAGTCTGAGCCGGACGTGTTTTCGGTCGACGATCTGGCCGCTTCACCGAACCGCACGACTTCGTGGGATGGCGTGCGCAACTATCAGGCGCGCAACTTTATGCGTGCGATGAAGGTGGGAGACCAGGTGTTGTTTTATCACAGCAATGCGAAGCCGCCCTCAGTGGTCGGGATTGCTGAAGTGGTGAGGACCGCCTACCCCGATGCAACCCAGTTCGACCCCCGGGATCCGCACTATGATCCGGCTAGTACGCCCGAGCAGCCTCGCTGGGATCTCGTCGATATTCGATTTATGTGCAAATTTGCCGCACCGCTCTCGCTGGACCTCCTACGGGGACAGCCTGGTCTGAAGGGGATGGAACTCCTGAGGAAGGGCTCGCGATTGTCGGTCCAGCCAGTGCGGAAGGCTGAATGGAATCAGGTTGTTCGGCTTGGACGAGGTCGAGCCGACTAAACGGGCTCTGGCGGTGTATGTTGAAGGGACGAAATGGACAAGCGAGGCAGAGGGTGCCTAGCTACGGGCTTTCCCGTCATCCAGGTAGCGATGTTGCCAATCTAGCCAGGCATGTCCTAGCTCATGGGCAAGAATGTATCTCCGGCGGGTCACGGGGAGCCGCTTGCGGATATAGATGACTTTCGCTTCGTTATCCCAAATTCCATCCGCGTTCGCATCCTGCCGATCCATCTCAGAATCGGTGACCTGCCGGATCATGATGTGGTAGCCGAACGGAAGTACGACTTTATTTGGTATTCGCACCGTATTCCTCGCTGTCTTCCTGATGAGCGCGTGTAAGCCGGTTTCTGCTCCCGGATAGCCTAACACATTTCTCTTTTCCGCTTCCCTGATAAAATATCATTGAATATCAGTATCTTGCGATTCATTTTCTCTGGACGGCTGGTCGGAGCTTCCTGTGAGATGGAGTGCTATGGGATTGTCCAGACGGAGTGGTGAGGATTTCAATTGTCCGCCCGAATGGTGTATCATCCGGCCATGGTCGACAAACTGCTCGCACAAGAACTGGCCACTCCCTATCCCACGGTCGTGCGGATCGTCGGGATAAAGATTCGTGATCGGGGAGAGGTGAAGAAATTCGATGCCGGAGAGGCGTCTCTTGCCTTCGGCGATCGCGTGCTGGTCGATGTGGTCGGTGAACTGACCTACGGTGTGGTCTACGGGATTCCACAAGTCACGCCGTTTATCCCGCCGATGCGGGTGATGCAGACGATTGTCAGGAAGGCCACCCCCGAGGATGTGGTGACCATTGATCGTTACGAGCGGCTAGCGGCTGAAGGAATGCGGGCGTGTCGGGATCAAGCGGCGGCGCTTGGGCTCAGGATGAAGCTGGTCGAGGTGTTCTGCTCGTTTCACCGTCGGCAGATGACGTTTGTGTATACCGCCGATGATCGCATCGATTTTCGTGAACTGGTTCGTCTGCTTGCGCGCCGGTTTGGTGGGCGCATTGAAATGCGCCAGGTAGGGGTTCGCGATGAGGCGAGTCGATTGGGCGGGATCGATACCTGCGGACTCGTACTGTGCTGTGCCGCATTTTTGACAGAAGTGAAACCGGTGACTGTCAAGCAGGCCCGTATCTTGGGTCTTCCGGTCGACGATCCAAAATTGCTCGGCGTCTGCGGTCGTCTCAAGTGTTGCCTACTGTTTGAGGCCATGGAGAGTCAGCCCGTACCGGCATCGTCAAAGCCATCGAGCCTCATCAATCCTTCCCGTTCCCGTCTGGCTTCCTCCTAGTCTTGTTGCCCATTTAGGCTGTCCTCGGCCGCGCATTCGCGCGGTAGGCGTTGGTCGTTCCATGGTCCTGCGGCGAGATCCCCTCTCGTGCTTTTTCCTCGAAAGAGTATAATGACCGTGAGGTGCGGAATGCCTCAGGTACTTGTGCTCGGGGCCGGGAAGATCGGATCTTTGGTTGCCGCGCTGTTAGCAGCCAAAGGGCACTATCAGATTCATCTGGCCGATCTCACCCTTGATGCTCCCAAGCGGCTGATCGATGAATTGGCACTGTCCACGGTGACCCCGTGCGCATTGGACGTGCGTCGCCCTGACTCCGTCCGAGAGTATGTGACCTCCCATCGGTTTGATGCCGTTCTCTCCGGACTCCCTTATTTTCACAATCCAACTGTTGCCGAACTCGCGCGTGCCCATCGCCTGCACTATTTTGATCTGACCGAAGACGTCGCCGTGACCGGGCGGGTCAAAGTGATCAGTGAGGGGGCCGAGCGGGCATTCATTCCCCAATGCGGTCTGGCACCTGGGTTTATCAGTATCGTCACCAACGATCTGATCGGGCGGTTCGATTCTATCGACCATGTGAAGATGCGTGTCGGTGCGCTGCCGGTTCATCCGAGTAACGCGTTGAAGTATTCCCTGACATGGTCCACAGACGGTCTCTTGAATGAGTACGGGAACCCCTGTGTGGGAATCGAGGGAGGGCAGGAAGTTCGTCTGCAACCGTTGGAGGGGTATGAGACCATTGAACTCGATGGGCTGTTGTACGAAGCCTTTAATACCTCCGGCGGGCTGGGGACGTTGGCGGACACCTATCGGGGGCGGGTCCGCACCATGAACTATAAGACCCTTCGCTATCCTGGCCATTGCGAAAAAATCCAATTTCTCATGAACGATCTGAAGTTGAATGAAGATCGGGACACGCTCAAACGCATTCTGGAACGAGCGATTCCGCAAACGCACCAAGATGTGGTCTTGATGTACGCCTCCGTGACCGGGACCCGGCAGGGTGAATTATTTGAAGAGACCTACGTCAAGAAGGTCTATCCGAAAACCATGTTTGGACGACTGTGGTCCGCCA includes:
- a CDS encoding ATP-dependent DNA helicase RecQ; its protein translation is MDDLSTQLHQQFGFSSFRPGQREVIDAVLSRRDAMAVMPTGQGKSLCYQLPATILPGLTLVISPLIALMQDQVNALMARNIAAAAFHSGLSEQERDRVVLHLKLRRLQLLYLAPERMQHERFLRLLRSLWVSLLVVDEAHCISQWGHDFRPDYLNIGRLRRELDNPPCLALTATATARVQADLCERLSLHDPLRLVTGFRRPNLALSVRLCRSRQEKLAVLERMVRECETGVVLVYCATRRAVEEVATCLGRSDASVGYYHAGLSDEDRRLVHDRFCSGALRILAATNAFGMGIDKSDVRLVVHFDIPGSLEAYYQEVGRAGRDGQPAACLLLFYERDVATQEYFIQQAAKETGTSARVERMKTLLQDMLAYVSVPACRQLAILEYFSDEAERAFGPCGLCDRCVATSPARVAATDDEAAGARALLAAVSWCQGRFGVTRIVELLRGSRSKALLACGVEACPGYGEYQDWSKPALTRLAKALIDRGYLCVEGGDYPTLDVTTCGQEVLEGIRSVVLSQAEHSTSASTNQPWGTQRNSPAMALASSVDPHLFERLRQLRKELAEEEGVAPFVIFHDKTLRTIAGHRPMTLSALREISGIGEVKVERYGRRVLNVVNPESG
- the thrH gene encoding bifunctional phosphoserine phosphatase/homoserine phosphotransferase ThrH, which gives rise to MQNPVIVCLDLEGVLVPEIWVNFAVKTGIEELKITTREMPDYDALMKRRLHILDQHGFTLADIQSVIDAMGPMEGAADFIAWLRERTQVIILSDTFYEFALPLMRQLGYPTIFCNQLEIGTNSRIVNYKLRQPNQKKHAVAALKNLNFRVMAAGDAYNDTAMLGEAHAGFFFRPPDHLPKEFPQFPVTKTYAELQEQFRKAGDLKA
- a CDS encoding YkgJ family cysteine cluster protein, with the translated sequence MISPSRNGAGLRRSSHRQQHSHVTPVSNQALVEHFEISLRTPSGDVSTAVGVPTSFVPITAILPLMRSLGEEVQALEHSQAGQTGQTVSCHKGCAACCRMLVPASAPEAFAIADRIERLEQPERDRLLAKLDLAQQQLARAGVLTQLSALAESPDPPSDDAIEPVNRAYYALRMPCPFLDNESCSIYEDRPAACRELSVTSPAIDCQDMTNPSIRAVPVAVRLSTTLSLLWADLTGTTPRLIPLPLAVEWARRHRNEQTRRWAGTEIFENAMDKIWRYLSQENARRSREP
- a CDS encoding YdcF family protein, which gives rise to MDLTPIWYGVYKASKYFLYPMTWIVGAGLLTLLSACLPVTPRRATWVRRWAFATLLLLLLTSTPMLASTYIGALEATYPPFISAADSNFDAIVVLAGGIYHKGSLRPSDEASDASRQRTACGADLWHRSVAPKLLLTGGDATVLRTGPAESHEMKRWALRLGVPESVIVVEEHSRTTYENALHTKAMLGSARILLVTAAYHMPRAVGLFEKQGFTVTPVTCGYESKHRPSEAWRHATVYDFIPTVKALLLTTQAIDEAVGIIVYWIAGKW
- a CDS encoding EVE domain-containing protein, producing MAEGRQYWLMKSEPDVFSVDDLAASPNRTTSWDGVRNYQARNFMRAMKVGDQVLFYHSNAKPPSVVGIAEVVRTAYPDATQFDPRDPHYDPASTPEQPRWDLVDIRFMCKFAAPLSLDLLRGQPGLKGMELLRKGSRLSVQPVRKAEWNQVVRLGRGRAD
- a CDS encoding ImmA/IrrE family metallo-endopeptidase — translated: MRIPNKVVLPFGYHIMIRQVTDSEMDRQDANADGIWDNEAKVIYIRKRLPVTRRRYILAHELGHAWLDWQHRYLDDGKARS
- a CDS encoding saccharopine dehydrogenase NADP-binding domain-containing protein, which translates into the protein MPQVLVLGAGKIGSLVAALLAAKGHYQIHLADLTLDAPKRLIDELALSTVTPCALDVRRPDSVREYVTSHRFDAVLSGLPYFHNPTVAELARAHRLHYFDLTEDVAVTGRVKVISEGAERAFIPQCGLAPGFISIVTNDLIGRFDSIDHVKMRVGALPVHPSNALKYSLTWSTDGLLNEYGNPCVGIEGGQEVRLQPLEGYETIELDGLLYEAFNTSGGLGTLADTYRGRVRTMNYKTLRYPGHCEKIQFLMNDLKLNEDRDTLKRILERAIPQTHQDVVLMYASVTGTRQGELFEETYVKKVYPKTMFGRLWSAIQVTTASSLCCVVDLVMARPSAYRGFVRQENFLLQDVLDNRFGDCFRS